The DNA region AACTTACTAAAGTTTAaagaatatcttgaaaaataaagagaatttagaattttgtatgaaatataaatcgaactacttttatttttaaactaaacacagttcacatttaaactatttaacggAAGGGGTACCTATTTATGACAACACAAAAtcccaaaagtttttttataccttcaaaaagaaaaaaaacaataacagaacaaaattacagacaaaataaagtaatacaaatgaaaaattattttaatttgattgaaatttatatgaatataaaatataagaactTACACAAGACATTAAATTAGTCTCTTTCTGCTGCGATGAACTGCCAGCATGTTGTTTATTCTCTAAATTTctaaacgaaaataaaacagaaaagtatttttttaattttaaaatgaaaaagaaacaaagttttaaaagagtattatattcaaaactttttttaacatttgaaaagcTTGATTAAcctttatttaacctttttaattctaaaatcatATTCCTTCTATTATGGGGATAATCCTGTATTGGCTCTGATCACTTTGTGGGGAGAGTAGATattgacaatgtcaaccttcatcgaTGAAAAGGTCCCCCATCATAGAATCAAATTAACATGTCTCATATACttgtgaattggaattgtatttttgtagaggtagacacactacagtactcccccagggctcgaaaaaactcagaaattttgcCTGTCCCCGTAGACGGCtggtccaacaatgtacccgtcctcctttggaACTAACCcatagcttctaaataaataaaaatataattttctcttatttattgcaaacatttatataaattgcacaacgaattagtagttactaggattacattatacgataataaaagaaatactaggttaccaATAGTAACGAAGGAATTAACTGGATTTCTAGATTAGAAGGTCAtattagaagtgaggcgctacttttgtaagataacaaaaattgaaaatgcatcacaacgggaaaatggccgtccgcacGGACATcagattcgagaaattcgttgtccacGGGGAATTCCTGACGGCGATTTTTCGAGAAATGACTCTCTTACCAGAATTttagctgtgatagaattcgatgaatggataccactagttgattcattgctgtttggTGAGAAGCcgagagagctgtattaagatcaccgtactttgaAATGCATattgtgagagctgtattaagttcacggtcatGGTCATTCCTGTGTaggtttagtttagtttttatattctactctagttgaaattaacacaattattatttgatttctaTTTGTATCCTTACTGCTCCTAAAAACCTCAGATCTCTAAAATATCAGATGTAACTCTTATAAACACTTCACTGCAAGGACATTATTCACATAGCGTCTTTTAACTGAACCATGAATATTTATACCAAAcagattcaaaaaattagtaGCATTTGAGCCTTGTTTCCTTACCGAACTAACGTTTAAAGTAGCTGCCAGAAATCctaaaaaactgttatttttatatcacaCTACTcaatatactattttaaaaataaaaaaaagaagcaccccacactacaaaaaaaaagcatcaaacaCAGTAGTAGTAGATTTGTAGCGAGCTTCTTCCACGCAAAAGAACCGAGCAACAACACTTTGGTTTCTAGACgtttatcaggggtctgtctaggtttttctgagagctacctattttgtgaaaatttagacataatttgtgaaaaattaaaaaattaaaaatcaacacaaaaatatggtagaGGGTAGGTATTGCGTcctcttaagggatacaaaaataaaattttaagaaaaagtattttgtgaaatcctaaaattgattttgtgtcctaaagttgaatttgtgaaggtaccgctgaactgtagtaaattcggcctggacagacccctgtttaTAGTTGGTACAAACAAGTACAGAAATGGAAATTTCTTTccatcattaattaaaataaaatatatccacACGGTTTCATTAGATAACTAAGAATGTTAACATACTTACATAATAAGtagttttgtttcaatatcGTTCTTGATAACAACTCTGCAAGGTTTGCATAATTTCCTTAAATCcatcttcaaataaatatttgttcattaaTATAAAAGGCATTAATGAATGTCAATatcaactgttttaaaaatatttgggtgaaacaaaaatacaatcaTAAAAACGACATCTGTAAGTAGAAATAGTGACTTCACCTAGAGGAAAGGGTGGGTGTCAAATGGCGAAAAGAAGCAGTACggaatgctaatttttttggTGGCCACTTTTCATTTTGGGTACCACAGGCGACTACTATTCTTGccatttacatttttctattgCAGGAATGTGTGACCCTTTGCTTTAatgttttaacttattaaattttaaacatgattttgaaaaataaaatttaaaattccctaTGAATACATTTGCAACGttaggggtgattgtgagcccaagtcgaaattccggaaaatttctttagttaaaaaaaataaataaaaaaaaacagtttaatttaaaaaattagaagaaaaaatgtaaacaaggtttttttccttttttctcaatatttcttagtttacttaaaatatatttaaaattttacacatacctctACCATTTACACGTACCTTTGATGAACTGgagaagcaattaaaatttacaaatatgtctttctttcttcagtttatgattataacaactatttactgataaaaaatgaataataatcatgaatataagcttttaaagtatctctctggctctcccttacaaacaaataaaataaactgtgtttttaagttccacctttgaaaatttgatttccggatacttctgtgatcaattatttttttaaacgtctggaccttcaatctccggaaacttccggagatcactgttagcgaaaattccggaaatccggatttttccctcagcacaatcagccctgtatGGGATtgtagaaaactttaaaaaataaaatctctttgATTGAATTGCTAAGTCTTTTACTaacatatttatagatttttttgatttggatgaatttattttttaaaaattatagaatttggaaataaattgtCTTCTAATTCTATATTCTGCTCAGGGCCTTTATTTCTCTTAATCCTGACTCATAACCATCTTCAGATGAGAAGAAATCTGCTATTCTTACATTAAACACTTCAATGTTACAATGTTAACttcgaaatttttgatttttttttaaatatttatttgaatatcattaatataattGGAATTggaatatcattaaaaataaataaaaatacatctgAAACTATataactgtattaaaaattattttataaaacctaatgcatgattaaaaattttatagaaatgcaTTATTAGTGGCAAGACAAAAAATTGTGATTCCCTATATAAGAAAAcacatatattaaattaattgcagattgataaaaaaatcttaatattgaATAGCTAAATTTACAGAACTATCATATTGGTAATACaaatctaatagttactaacGTAATTGTGCTGATTTATAtcctgttttttatttttttaaattacacattCAGTAACTATTTTTCAGATGTAAAAATATGAGTAACAAAATTTACAGTACAGAACCTATTAtctggaaatcagaaaaccaggACGAAAATCGATAAATTTTccagccatttttaaaaataaaaaaaaaaatttcctcataagattttaggatttttctctcttttttaaaagatgtttaccttaccatcattttacaaataatcattagtgtattaattaatggtttttactactttttaacattatttctaaatacttttttttttagttgggtttgccaataaaaaaaacagcctTTTGAAGccattcagaaaaccggaaaaatcaatTATCCGGAAAAGTGATCGTCctgatcgttccggataatcggttctctactgtttTAAGTTTCCACATTTTGTATCGATTTgcatttggaaaaataatttaaatcaaaagattttttgattGTCATTTCACAATTCAAATGTCATTTCTAAAGCATTGTAACTTTCAGCATTGTAACAACCCGAATTTTTACTGATGTAATTTGGCAAATTTGTATCAtcttttttgcacaaaaaaaatgcttattcaatactactttttacaaatataaaggTGGGGagaaaaactgcattaaattctctttttgttttttatttgcattctgaaaaatcaattagaatttttaaaaaatttatttaatcatttcaaaattcaaatgtcAATTAAGAAACTGACACTTCAAaagtaatgtaatttattacCACAAACCAAGAAATTACTTAGtaataagtaattttgtaaCAGAAGCTTATTAACAAAgatatgtatttataataaattttaaatctaaagtcaataaaaaaatttaacgatcTCATTTAAATGCCTTGTAAATTCTTaagtcaaaaattattgttattaaaaaaaaaatgtccctagatttaaatgaatgattatttttttaaaaaaatcagttgatctaaatcactatttttttcaagctgattaaaatgaaaatctggTTTAAGTAACCACATTAGCTAATTCTGAAGACTTTTCACAGTAAGACTTAATAAACAAACAGCATTTACCTGAGATAATCTTGAAACTTCAACTGTCACCTCTTTTGTAAAATCTATATGGTTCTCAGATAATACACTTCCATTTTCCTCCTCAAAGCTCATATCAGCTTCACTCTCAAACGAATCAGTAGAATTGGAATatgctaatattaaatttatcacatCCTGTTTAGAGAGATACTCAGCAATATGTCGTACAGGAAACTGAGGTAAATTTATCCTCCTCAAAGATCCATCACGATAAACTCTAGTACAAATCCTGACAGCATCAAGATTTTCAAGGAAATCTTGCTTCCTTACATACAATAccatatctttataaattggATACTGATCATTTGTCATTCTAACTAGAATTGCATCAATCACTTGCTTTTTGACCTGATGGTCTCGAGCCATAACCAGTAGAGAAAACTCATTTACCAGGagactataaaaatttatataatccGAAACTCTATCCCGCTGCATCCGATTGATTTCCATCATGCAAGCTAGATAGAAATCATTGAATAAATTCCAATGATACTCTTCTAACTTAGAATAAAAGACTTCGACAACTAATGGGAATTTCCTTTCACTAATCCTTGAATGAtgcttcaaaaacaaatatttaagaacaatcTTCAAAATACTTCTCTTCCCGTAACAATAGCACAAGTGtaagaaatttctattattaGCTGTAAGCTTTAAACATGCTTCAATTGACTTTTCTGTAGACAGCAACTCAATCAAAAACGATGGCTGGAAAtaggtatttttaattaagtagtgCAATGGTGTATATGCATTATTATCAAGAGTGCACATTTTGGCTTTATACCTTAACAAAGTTTTGATGACGGCCATATTTCTAGTGTTTTCAAATGCTTTATGAAGTGGAGTACTGTTTACGTTGCTCTTGGCATTAACATCAGCTCCATATTTCACCAAGATACCCACAATCCTTTCATCACAATAAGGCATACTAACTGCTAAATGCATAGGAGTACAGCAGGTGCTATCTAATGCATTTACATTGGCACCACAAGAGAGAAACTTTTCAATGACACTAATATCTGCACGAGTCACAACTTGGTGCAAAAGTGTGTCACCAAATCGTAACCTTCTATTTAAGAACGACGGATCAATACCATGCAATAATAGATCCACCAGCTCTCGATTACAATGTCTATTCAGCACAGCATTATATAACGGTGTGTTACCATTAACATCTGATTTCATGACATCCCCACCATGCTTAATCAACTCTTCCACAATATCTAACTTAATATTCCTATTTCTTAGACAGCAATAAAGAGGTGTCTGCCTGTGAATATTTTCTGCATTAGGATGTAATCCATGTTCAAGCAAGTATTGTACAACATCAttcttacaataataatttgttacagCAGCATGTAGGAGAGTGTTACGCCCGGAGGATTTGATATTAAGATCTGCACCTAGATGAACAAACTGCTTCACAATGTTAATATCACACTCATTcttaaaaacatattcaaaaagAGGGGAATTACCTTTAGaatcttttaaattcatatttaagtcGCGATTTCTAAATGAGAATCTTATAAATTCCCTAATGATGTCCTTAGATTCTTTAAAACGTTTCTTTCGGGCATCAATGGGTATGGATCTATCCTTTTTGATTATATGCAGCAACGGAGTTTCTCCGACGTAATTTTGGATGTTAGCATTTGCACCTAACATGAAAAGTAAGTAAACCTCATTAGTGTTACTGGCAAGATGAAGTGGAGTGTTTCCAAAACAATTTAAGTGATTGATGTCAGCCCCTCTCGCCAGAAGACtactaataattactttttttcttgttatggTGTGTTTCGATTTCAGCGTTTCAATTAGGGATTCGTTCAGTTCCTTATTACTATTTCGTGAACGGGTCAGCATCTTTCTTTACAAGGcttcaaaatgaaacaaactaaAACGACATTCTCCTTCGAAACTTGGATAAAGGATAAAAAGTCTTTGTTTACCAAACTTCTTTGTTTCGGAATCCAAACACCTTTGCCTAAAACTTCGAAACATATGTATTTCGCGCCACTCAGGAAATTGTTCATGACACGCTTGAAATCTCTGAACTAAGGTACTGTTCAACTTAGAGATTGTTTCTACTGCTGCATTTCTACCGTTATTGACTCAAACACAAAATTCTTTTCGCATGGGAATTACTGTTCTGACCACCCAGCAAAATccacgaaaaaaaataagaatatttttaacttacttaacaaaaattaaactaagaattaatccacataaatattaatcattcaaaataaaaataaaaattcataaaataattatttaaattctaaccaattatttaaaatattttaacccaatattgtaaaagtaaacataaggaaaaaaaataatttagttcacACATGAATCTAATAATTCGTAATTTATTGACTAAATTACAATAAAGAGgtagtaattaaattacataaatttttcttaattaaatattactaatttaacaaaaatataccaTGTTAAGGTAACATAATTGTAAAGTAACTTAACCCATCCAATTTCAATTTGTCAAGgttaaatatagcaaaataattttatgttataaaacaaatatttcatatgtGGAATACAATAAATACCTCAGTcctccattttcaaaaaatgttaaatggaTCCAAAGACTTGCAGCAAATTTGTTCCAATGTATTTCAAGTGataaatgtttattactttaaaaattatagtgatagaaaaaataaagtgtacTTATTTTCTAATTCGCATCAGTCGGGATGAGAAATTTCTCAATTCATTTCCTCGTTTTCTACTCAAGCTTtgattttgttataatattaaaacacgAATGAAGATAAAGAAatgcacaaattttattttattaaaaatgatttgctAAAATTTCGAAGTTTTTGTTACTCTATAGGGGTTATGAACCCCTTATCCCGCTTTAAGTGACTATGCCTCTAGACCAGCGGTGCGCAAACCGGGGGTTGGGAGAAAATTTTTGGGGGGTAGCAAAATTAAGGATGGGAGGCACAAACCCTGACAGGGAGGCACAAACAACTTAATTCAAAGTATTGAAATTAAGACATATTTCATACCAGGGGGGGGGGGCAACCTGCTGCTCCCGAGCCACATGCAGCTCTTTGAGGGATTATTTGTGACTCTCCATAAATGTACCGGAGTTCCCTTTTCCTTTttgtgctattttatttaaaaaaaaaaaaaaattcgctccgtatgtttcaaaatgtcttttaaattactgacaacaaatatgaaagactaaGTGCAACGTTGTAACAAATTTCATTCCCGAGAATGATATGTGACTCATCGAAAACTGCgaaatagatttcaaaatagattccaaaatagatttcaagccttgaaatattttaaatcgtctcttgatttctttttttttttttttctgaatcctTTTGAGCATctggagaattagaattaatagagatgaaagaagatcaagctctacaattaaaatataagtcgacgtcaattactgaattttggaaatttgtaccaaAATCGAGTATCCTGAATTATTAAAAGCTGCTTgacgaattatttcaatattcggaacaacgtacTTATNTTCTGAATCCTTTTGAGCATCtagagaattagaattaatagagatgaaagaagatcaagctctacaattaaaatataagtcgacgtcaattactgaattttggaaatttgtaccaaAATCGAGTATCCTGAATTATTAAAGGCTGCTTgacgaattatttcaatattcggagCAACGtacttatttaaatcatttttttttccactttaaaattcgtgaaatccaagcaccgatcagtattaactaatcagcatctcaaagaattactgagaagtgctgtcaccaattattcatcaaattttaaagaattatcaagagaagtaaaataatgtgtttaatatttaaattcaatgcacatattttgtacaatgcactttttgcatacattttaaatatccaTTTAATTGCGGCTcacgaaaaatttcaaattttgaaaaatggctcgactgtcaaggagcttggccacccctgttttatactttaaatttttttttcttgcgtcATTTTTTAAGTGTGTTTCTAAGAATCTAATATCACTAATTTTGATATCATAATGTGcagattcattttaatgtaaatttaaatataaatttttctgttatagaTGCATTTTGTACTGTATGGCTCAATTTACCACACATTGtaagcttaaaaattacttctgtaacaaagaaaaattgttgTCGCACAGTCACCGCtattccaaaaaatttcttcgctTCTTACTCTAATAACCCAAAaagtatttgataataaaaatttgaaatttcataaacattttgcaaaacgtttaaagaaaattttgatatgaaaatgttatttttttatgcatcgatttgtttttgaatcatttaaatatgaaatttttgatatgaatgttttcttttctctgCGGAGCTGAAAGCAGATTACCACCGAGATTTCCATTTCGATCTGCAGAACTTTTTACATATTGGCATGCGAATTGCAATGAATATTGCTAGGAATAAGCAATGCTAGGAATCAGTTTAAGTTTTGGATAAAAACGTTTCGTTTTTAATAGGTGAAAAcgtttcgtttttaattttaaaaacgtttcttttttttactgtcaatCGAATtgtcgctttttttttttgacaatcgAAATTGTTTTCATAACTTATATCGAACACTCATTGGGGTTGACCTCGATAATAAATCGTCTGAATTTGAATGCGTTTTCATTCCGGGATTGAACAATTTGGAAAGAGGGagggaaaaatttcaattatatctgaaaatatttaaatattactggacttaagtacat from Parasteatoda tepidariorum isolate YZ-2023 chromosome 2, CAS_Ptep_4.0, whole genome shotgun sequence includes:
- the LOC107441664 gene encoding ankyrin repeat, PH and SEC7 domain containing protein secG encodes the protein MLTRSRNSNKELNESLIETLKSKHTITRKKVIISSLLARGADINHLNCFGNTPLHLASNTNEVYLLFMLGANANIQNYVGETPLLHIIKKDRSIPIDARKKRFKESKDIIREFIRFSFRNRDLNMNLKDSKGNSPLFEYVFKNECDINIVKQFVHLGADLNIKSSGRNTLLHAAVTNYYCKNDVVQYLLEHGLHPNAENIHRQTPLYCCLRNRNIKLDIVEELIKHGGDVMKSDVNGNTPLYNAVLNRHCNRELVDLLLHGIDPSFLNRRLRFGDTLLHQVVTRADISVIEKFLSCGANVNALDSTCCTPMHLAVSMPYCDERIVGILVKYGADVNAKSNVNSTPLHKAFENTRNMAVIKTLLRYKAKMCTLDNNAYTPLHYLIKNTYFQPSFLIELLSTEKSIEACLKLTANNRNFLHLCYCYGKRSILKIVLKYLFLKHHSRISERKFPLVVEVFYSKLEEYHWNLFNDFYLACMMEINRMQRDRVSDYINFYSLLVNEFSLLVMARDHQVKKQVIDAILVRMTNDQYPIYKDMVLYVRKQDFLENLDAVRICTRVYRDGSLRRINLPQFPVRHIAEYLSKQDVINLILAYSNSTDSFESEADMSFEEENGSVLSENHIDFTKEVTVEVSRLSQMDLRKLCKPCRVVIKNDIETKLLIINLENKQHAGSSSQQKETNLMSCEDIKDGDETKPDVVCLENKQGTEGSSLPNEANLSSCEATCGPKEQINDNSVMPMDH